A region from the Mustela erminea isolate mMusErm1 chromosome 2, mMusErm1.Pri, whole genome shotgun sequence genome encodes:
- the LOC116584435 gene encoding vesicle transport through interaction with t-SNAREs homolog 1B-like, whose product CLRGWAADRPDRSRPSAPNLGGQCWSAACAVATSAASSEHFEKLHEIFRGLQEDLRGVLERLLGMAGTEKKKLIRDFDEKQQEANETLAEMEEELRYAPLSFRNPMMSKLRTYRKDLAKLHREVRSTPLTTTPGGRGDMKYGSYAVENEHMNRLQSQRALLLQGTDSLNRATQSVERSHQIATETDQIGSEIIEELGEQREQLERTKNRLVNTSENLSKSRKILCSMSRKVTTNKLLLSIVIILELAILGGLVYYKFFHKH is encoded by the coding sequence TGTCTGCGGGGTTGGGCGGCTGACCGCCCAGATAGGAGCAGGCCCAGTGCCCCAAATCTTGGTGGCCAGTGCTGGAGCGCGGCCTGCGCCGTGGCCACCTCCGCCGCCTCCTCAGAGCATTTCGAGAAACTTCACGAGATCTTCCGCGGTCTCCAAGAAGACCTGCGAGGGGTGCTGGAGCGGCTCCTAGGGATGGCCGGGACGGAAAAGAAGAAGCTGATCAGAGATTTTGATGAAAAGCAACAAGAAGCAAATGAAACGCTGGCAGAGATGGAAGAGGAACTACGTTATGCACCCCTCTCTTTCCGTAACCCTATGATGTCTAAACTCCGAACCTACCGGAAGGACCTTGCCAAACTCCATCGGGAAGTGAGAAGCACCCCTTTGACAACCACACCTGGGGGCCGAGGAGACATGAAATATGGCTCATATGCTGTAGAGAATGAGCACATGAACCGGTTACAGTCTCAAAGGGCATTGCTTCTACAAGGCACAGACAGCCTGAACCGGGCCACACAGAGCGTTGAGCGTTCTCATCAGATTGCCACAGAGACTGACCAGATTGGCTCAGAAATCATAGAAGAGCTGGGAGAACAACGTGAACAGTTGGAACGTACTAAGAATAGGCTGGTAAACACAAGTGAAAACTTGAGCAAAAGTCGAAAGATTCTCTGTTCAATGTCCAGAAAAGTGACAACCAACAAGCTGCTACTTTCCATCGTCATCATACTGGAGCTGGCCATCCTAGGGGGCCTGGTGTACTACAAATTCTTTCACAAGCACTGA